One segment of Thermoanaerobacter kivui DNA contains the following:
- the deoC gene encoding deoxyribose-phosphate aldolase produces the protein MNIAKMIDHTLLKPNAQKSEIEKLCNEAKEYSFASVCVNPCFVDLAYSMLKDTDVKVCTVVGFPLGANTIESKVYEAVDAAKRGATEVDMVLNISMLKSGDYDYVKREIEEVVKAVKAHGVIIVKVILETCYLTDEEKVKACQLAVEAGADFVKTSTGFGTGGATVEDVKLMRQTVGKDFGVKASGGIRTAEDAKAMIEAGANRIGASAGVKIVEGWK, from the coding sequence ATGAACATAGCTAAAATGATTGACCACACATTGTTAAAACCAAACGCTCAAAAAAGTGAAATAGAAAAACTCTGCAATGAAGCAAAGGAGTATAGCTTTGCTTCAGTTTGTGTAAATCCTTGCTTTGTTGACCTTGCCTACAGCATGTTAAAAGATACCGATGTCAAAGTTTGTACAGTTGTAGGTTTTCCTTTGGGTGCAAACACCATTGAAAGCAAGGTTTATGAAGCAGTAGATGCCGCAAAAAGAGGAGCTACAGAAGTTGACATGGTATTAAATATCAGCATGTTAAAGAGCGGAGATTATGACTATGTAAAAAGGGAAATTGAGGAAGTTGTAAAGGCTGTAAAGGCTCATGGCGTTATAATAGTTAAAGTAATACTTGAAACTTGCTACCTTACTGACGAAGAAAAAGTAAAAGCTTGCCAGCTTGCTGTAGAAGCAGGAGCTGACTTTGTAAAGACTTCTACTGGCTTTGGAACAGGAGGCGCTACTGTTGAAGATGTAAAATTAATGAGACAGACTGTAGGTAAAGATTTTGGAGTAAAAGCCTCTGGTGGAATAAGAACAGCAGAGGATGCCAAAGCCATGATTGAAGCGGGAGCTAACCGAATTGGAGCAAGCGCAGGAGTAAAGATTGTAGAGGGTTGGAAATAA
- the smpB gene encoding SsrA-binding protein SmpB: MAKEEIKIIAQNKKAYHDYFIEETYEAGIVLTGTEVKSIRMGKVNLKDSFARVENNEVYLYNMHISPYEKGNIFNKDPLRTRKLLLNRHEINKLIGYVTRKGYTLIPTKLYLKRGLVKVELAVARGKKLYDKREDIARRDAKRELEKHFKEKQYGI; the protein is encoded by the coding sequence TTGGCGAAGGAAGAAATTAAAATAATCGCTCAAAACAAAAAAGCTTACCATGATTACTTCATTGAAGAAACTTATGAAGCAGGAATAGTGCTCACTGGGACAGAAGTCAAATCTATAAGGATGGGAAAAGTTAATTTAAAAGACAGCTTTGCAAGAGTTGAAAACAACGAAGTTTATCTTTATAATATGCATATAAGTCCTTATGAAAAAGGCAATATATTTAATAAAGACCCCTTAAGAACCAGAAAATTACTTCTCAATAGACATGAGATTAATAAACTAATTGGTTATGTGACGAGGAAGGGTTACACTTTAATTCCTACAAAGCTTTATTTAAAGCGTGGGCTTGTTAAAGTGGAATTAGCTGTGGCGAGAGGTAAGAAATTGTACGATAAAAGAGAAGATATAGCAAGAAGAGATGCAAAAAGAGAATTAGAAAAACATTTTAAAGAAAAGCAGTATGGCATATAA
- a CDS encoding glycine--tRNA ligase, whose translation MPQQVTMDKIVALAKNRGFVFPGSEIYGGLANTWDYGPLGVEFKNNIKKMWWKKFIQESPYNVGIDCAILMNPEVWVASGHVSSFSDPLMDCKECKSRFRADQLIEDYVKEKGLNISIEGWTNEQMMEFIKEHKVPCPKCGAHNFTDIRKFNLMFKTHQGVTEDSKSEVYLRPETAQGIFVNFKNVQRTTRKKIPFGIGQIGKSFRNEITPGNFIFRTREFEQMELEFFCKPGEDMEWFNYWRNCCMDWLLELGLRKENLRFRDHKKEELSHYSAATTDIEYFFPFGWGELWGIADRTDFDLKQHMEHSGVDMSYMDPVTGEKYIPYCIEPSVGVDRLMLAFLIDAYNEEELEDGETRVVLKLHPALAPVKAAVLPLSKKLSENAYNLYDQLRKKFVVDYDETGSIGKRYRRQDEIGTPFCITYDFESENDHSVTIRDRDTMGQIRIKIEDVEKYLEEKLNF comes from the coding sequence ATGCCACAACAGGTAACGATGGACAAAATAGTTGCTCTTGCTAAAAATAGAGGTTTTGTTTTTCCAGGGTCTGAAATCTATGGAGGACTTGCCAATACCTGGGATTATGGACCTTTAGGAGTAGAGTTTAAAAACAACATAAAAAAGATGTGGTGGAAAAAGTTCATTCAAGAAAGCCCGTATAATGTAGGGATAGACTGTGCCATACTCATGAATCCAGAAGTTTGGGTTGCTTCCGGTCATGTCAGCAGTTTTAGCGACCCTTTGATGGATTGCAAAGAATGTAAATCAAGATTTAGAGCTGACCAGTTAATTGAAGATTACGTAAAAGAAAAAGGGCTTAACATTTCTATTGAAGGTTGGACAAATGAGCAGATGATGGAGTTTATAAAAGAACATAAAGTCCCCTGTCCTAAATGCGGTGCTCATAATTTTACAGATATTAGAAAATTTAATCTCATGTTCAAGACGCATCAAGGGGTTACAGAAGATTCTAAGTCGGAGGTCTATTTAAGGCCAGAGACAGCGCAAGGAATTTTTGTAAATTTTAAAAATGTTCAAAGAACAACGAGAAAAAAAATACCTTTTGGAATAGGACAAATAGGAAAGTCCTTTAGAAATGAAATTACCCCGGGAAACTTTATATTCAGAACGAGAGAGTTTGAACAAATGGAGTTAGAATTCTTCTGCAAACCAGGAGAAGATATGGAATGGTTCAATTATTGGAGAAATTGCTGCATGGATTGGCTTTTAGAATTGGGGCTTAGGAAAGAGAATTTAAGATTTAGAGACCACAAAAAAGAAGAACTATCCCATTACAGTGCCGCTACCACAGATATAGAATATTTTTTCCCGTTTGGTTGGGGAGAACTTTGGGGAATAGCTGATAGAACCGATTTTGATTTAAAACAGCACATGGAACATTCTGGTGTTGATATGTCATACATGGACCCTGTAACAGGAGAAAAGTACATACCTTATTGTATTGAGCCTTCTGTAGGGGTAGATAGGTTAATGCTAGCGTTTTTAATAGATGCATACAATGAAGAGGAATTGGAAGATGGCGAGACGCGAGTAGTTCTTAAACTTCATCCTGCTCTTGCTCCTGTCAAGGCAGCGGTGCTTCCATTATCTAAGAAATTATCAGAAAATGCCTATAACCTCTATGACCAGTTGAGAAAGAAATTTGTAGTAGATTACGATGAGACAGGAAGCATAGGCAAAAGATACAGAAGGCAAGACGAAATAGGGACACCTTTTTGCATTACTTATGACTTTGAGTCTGAAAATGACCATTCTGTAACTATAAGGGATAGAGATACCATGGGGCAAATACGAATAAAAATTGAAGATGTGGAGAAATACCTTGAGGAAAAATTAAATTTTTGA
- a CDS encoding DUF4342 domain-containing protein: MLDEELEKIDMIVERMGVSYKEAKEALEKSGGSVVDALIYLEENKKSWTESFTVASSEVMDKIKEIIKKGNVTKIRIKKDNKVLLEIPVTAGAVSAVIIPQLTLVGAAVALLANCTIEVEKYDKSVTVLKEEKKKD; this comes from the coding sequence ATGTTGGATGAAGAATTGGAAAAGATAGATATGATAGTTGAGAGAATGGGTGTAAGCTATAAAGAGGCCAAAGAAGCCTTAGAAAAGTCAGGGGGCAGTGTTGTAGATGCCTTGATATACTTGGAGGAAAATAAAAAGAGCTGGACAGAAAGTTTTACTGTGGCAAGCTCTGAAGTAATGGATAAAATAAAAGAAATAATCAAAAAGGGAAATGTCACGAAAATCAGAATCAAAAAGGACAACAAAGTGCTTTTAGAAATTCCTGTGACTGCCGGCGCTGTTTCGGCAGTAATAATTCCACAATTGACGTTGGTAGGAGCAGCAGTAGCTCTTCTGGCTAACTGTACTATTGAAGTGGAAAAATACGATAAAAGTGTGACAGTACTAAAAGAAGAGAAGAAAAAAGATTGA
- the ppdK gene encoding pyruvate, phosphate dikinase, with protein sequence MSKKYVYLFSEGDASMRDLLGGKGANLAEMTRLGLPVPPGFTVTTEACTRYYQDGKVIAQEIVDQIYEYMTKLEEITGKKFGNPSNPLLVSVRSGARVSMPGMMDTILNLGLNDDTVEGLAKATNNERFAYDSYRRFIQMFSDVVMGIDKNKFEDILDEVKEENEAKFDTDLTAENLKEVVRRFKELYKKEMGEDFPQDPKVQLLEAVKAVFRSWDNPRAIVYRRLNDIPSDWGTAVNVQSMVFGNMGNDSGTGVAFTRNPATGEKALFGEFLMNAQGEDVVAGIRTPQPISTLKETMPEVYNQFVEIAEKLEKHYKDMQDIEFTIERGKLYMLQTRNGKRTAQAALKVAVDLVAEGLIDEKTAVLRVDPKQLDQLLHPTFEPNALKVTKPVAKGLPASPGAASGKVYFTADEAVEAVKSRGERVILVRAETSPDDIEGMSVAEGILTTRGGMTSHAAVVARGMGTACVVGCGDARIDEQAKVMRIGDIEVHEGDYISIDGSTGNVYIGEIKTVTPELTGDFATLMRWADKYRRLKVKTNADIPRDAKVAVQFGAEGIGLCRTEHMFFDEDRIPAMREMIISKTEEQRRKALEKLLPMQRSDFEGLFEVMGEYPVTIRLLDPPLHEFLPHKDEEIEELAKDMGVPFEELKATVESLKEFNPMLGHRGCRLAVTYPEIAEMQTRAIIEAAINVKKRTGRDVKPQIMIPLVGELKELKYIKDIIVKVADEVIKENNVEIKYLVGTMIEVPRAALTADQIAKEAEFFSFGTNDLTQMTFGFSRDDAGKFLEVYYDKKIYEFDPFAKLDQEGVGKLVEMGTKLGRQTRPDLEVGICGEHGGDPSSIEFCHKVGLDYVSCSPFRVPIARLAAAQAAIKYDNK encoded by the coding sequence ATGAGCAAGAAATACGTGTATCTATTTAGTGAAGGCGACGCTTCCATGAGGGACCTCTTAGGTGGGAAAGGTGCAAACCTTGCTGAAATGACAAGACTGGGATTGCCTGTTCCACCAGGTTTTACAGTTACTACTGAAGCTTGTACTAGATATTATCAAGATGGAAAAGTTATTGCACAAGAAATTGTAGACCAAATATATGAATATATGACAAAATTAGAGGAAATTACAGGAAAGAAATTTGGTAACCCTTCAAATCCTCTGTTGGTATCTGTTAGATCTGGTGCAAGAGTTTCAATGCCAGGGATGATGGATACTATATTAAACCTTGGTTTAAACGATGACACAGTTGAAGGCCTTGCTAAAGCTACAAACAATGAGAGATTTGCATATGACAGCTACAGAAGATTTATACAAATGTTTTCTGATGTTGTAATGGGCATTGACAAAAATAAATTCGAGGATATATTAGATGAAGTAAAGGAAGAAAATGAAGCAAAATTTGATACAGACTTAACAGCTGAAAATCTCAAAGAAGTAGTAAGAAGATTCAAAGAGCTTTATAAGAAGGAAATGGGTGAAGACTTCCCACAAGACCCTAAAGTTCAGCTTTTAGAAGCTGTAAAAGCAGTGTTTAGGTCTTGGGACAATCCAAGAGCTATTGTGTATAGAAGGCTTAATGACATTCCCAGCGATTGGGGTACAGCAGTAAACGTCCAATCAATGGTATTTGGTAACATGGGAAATGATTCAGGTACAGGTGTTGCATTTACGAGAAATCCTGCGACAGGCGAAAAAGCACTTTTTGGCGAATTCTTGATGAATGCTCAAGGTGAAGATGTTGTCGCAGGTATTAGAACACCTCAGCCGATTTCGACTTTGAAAGAGACTATGCCAGAAGTATACAACCAATTTGTAGAAATTGCAGAGAAATTAGAAAAGCACTACAAAGACATGCAGGATATAGAGTTTACCATTGAAAGAGGAAAACTCTATATGCTTCAAACGAGGAACGGAAAGAGAACTGCTCAGGCTGCCTTGAAAGTTGCAGTGGATTTAGTTGCAGAAGGTTTAATAGATGAAAAGACAGCGGTTTTAAGAGTTGACCCAAAACAGTTAGACCAGTTGCTACATCCAACTTTTGAGCCTAATGCATTAAAAGTTACTAAACCAGTGGCAAAAGGTTTACCTGCATCGCCTGGTGCTGCTTCAGGTAAAGTATACTTTACAGCTGATGAAGCAGTAGAAGCTGTAAAATCAAGAGGAGAAAGAGTCATCCTTGTTAGGGCAGAAACTTCTCCCGACGACATTGAAGGTATGTCTGTCGCTGAAGGAATACTCACTACTCGCGGCGGTATGACTTCTCACGCAGCTGTTGTTGCAAGAGGAATGGGTACTGCCTGTGTTGTAGGATGCGGTGATGCGAGGATAGATGAACAAGCAAAAGTGATGAGAATTGGCGATATAGAAGTTCATGAAGGAGACTACATATCAATAGATGGCAGCACAGGTAATGTTTATATTGGCGAGATAAAAACTGTAACTCCTGAGTTGACAGGTGACTTTGCAACACTTATGAGGTGGGCAGACAAATATAGAAGATTAAAAGTCAAGACCAATGCAGATATACCAAGAGATGCAAAAGTTGCAGTACAATTTGGCGCTGAAGGAATAGGCCTTTGCAGAACAGAACACATGTTCTTTGATGAAGACAGGATTCCTGCAATGAGAGAGATGATTATATCAAAGACTGAAGAGCAAAGAAGAAAAGCTTTAGAGAAACTTCTACCTATGCAGAGGTCTGACTTTGAAGGTTTGTTTGAAGTGATGGGTGAATACCCTGTTACAATACGCCTTTTAGATCCACCATTGCATGAGTTCTTGCCTCATAAGGATGAAGAAATTGAAGAACTTGCTAAAGATATGGGAGTACCTTTTGAAGAATTAAAAGCAACTGTAGAAAGCTTGAAAGAGTTTAACCCAATGTTAGGTCACAGAGGTTGTAGGTTAGCTGTGACATATCCCGAAATAGCAGAAATGCAGACAAGAGCTATTATAGAAGCTGCTATAAATGTGAAGAAGAGAACAGGTCGTGACGTAAAACCGCAAATAATGATACCACTTGTAGGAGAGTTAAAAGAGCTCAAATATATCAAAGACATAATAGTAAAAGTCGCTGATGAAGTCATAAAAGAAAACAATGTTGAAATAAAATACCTCGTCGGAACGATGATAGAAGTACCAAGAGCAGCTCTTACGGCAGATCAAATAGCGAAAGAAGCAGAATTCTTCTCATTTGGTACTAATGACTTGACACAGATGACCTTTGGATTCTCAAGGGATGACGCTGGCAAGTTCCTTGAAGTCTATTACGATAAGAAGATATACGAATTTGACCCTTTTGCTAAGCTTGACCAAGAGGGAGTTGGCAAGTTAGTTGAAATGGGTACAAAGCTTGGCAGACAAACAAGACCTGACCTTGAAGTAGGCATATGTGGTGAGCATGGCGGAGATCCATCCTCTATTGAATTCTGCCACAAAGTTGGACTTGACTACGTATCCTGTTCACCATTCAGAGTGCCTATTGCAAGATTAGCGGCTGCTCAAGCTGCAATAAAATACGATAACAAATAA
- a CDS encoding HD domain-containing protein gives MDRDAALALVKEYVSDETLIYHMIATGAIMGGLAGKLGQDVEKWVVTGILHDIDYQETKDNPELHSLRGGEILREHGIDEEIVHAVMAHNEIHGIERKTLLDKALFAVDPLSGLITATAYVMPSKKLEEVQLKSVKKKFKDKTFAKGANRAQIKTCEEFGISLEEFLEIALNEMKKIAPQIEL, from the coding sequence ATGGATAGAGATGCTGCGTTGGCACTTGTCAAAGAATACGTATCTGATGAAACGCTGATATACCATATGATAGCGACAGGTGCAATAATGGGAGGATTGGCTGGAAAATTGGGACAAGACGTCGAAAAATGGGTAGTTACAGGCATATTACACGATATTGACTATCAAGAGACAAAAGACAATCCAGAACTGCATAGCCTAAGAGGTGGCGAGATTTTAAGAGAACACGGAATTGACGAAGAAATTGTGCATGCAGTGATGGCTCACAATGAAATTCACGGCATTGAAAGAAAGACTTTGCTTGACAAAGCCCTTTTTGCTGTAGACCCTCTTTCAGGATTAATCACTGCAACAGCATATGTGATGCCTTCTAAAAAACTGGAAGAGGTTCAATTGAAATCAGTGAAGAAAAAATTTAAAGACAAAACTTTTGCTAAAGGTGCAAATAGAGCTCAAATTAAAACTTGTGAAGAATTTGGGATATCATTAGAGGAATTTTTAGAAATTGCGCTTAATGAGATGAAAAAAATTGCACCACAGATAGAATTGTGA
- a CDS encoding pyruvate, water dikinase regulatory protein, with the protein MEEGVSIYLVSDSNLDTAENIASIAAAHFDTFIGKIKKYPYVGDKNQIEEIVIEASNDANSIIIHTMVVSELKDYLQKKAEKFGIKIVDVMRPVMDAIEDSTGLSPHTNLMKDSKEDYLKKTEVIEFAVKYDDGKDAMGILLADVVVIGVSRTSKTPLCMYLAHKYIKAANLPLVPEIEPPQELFEINPKKIFGLTIDPDVLVKIRKERLKSLGLDANAIYASEERVKKEVKYAEGVMKKLGCTVIDVTNKAVEETANVILNVLKGGETV; encoded by the coding sequence ATGGAAGAAGGAGTATCAATATATCTAGTTTCTGATTCTAATTTGGATACAGCAGAAAACATTGCAAGCATTGCAGCTGCTCATTTTGATACCTTTATTGGAAAAATAAAAAAATACCCTTACGTTGGAGATAAAAATCAGATAGAAGAAATTGTGATAGAGGCATCTAACGATGCTAATAGTATTATAATTCACACTATGGTGGTTTCTGAGCTTAAAGATTATCTCCAGAAAAAGGCTGAGAAATTTGGAATAAAGATAGTTGATGTGATGAGACCGGTGATGGACGCCATTGAAGATAGCACTGGTCTTTCTCCACATACAAACCTGATGAAAGATAGTAAAGAAGATTATTTAAAAAAGACTGAAGTTATAGAATTTGCTGTAAAATACGATGATGGCAAAGATGCAATGGGGATATTATTGGCAGATGTGGTTGTTATAGGAGTTTCCCGGACTTCTAAAACTCCTTTGTGCATGTACCTTGCTCATAAATACATAAAAGCTGCTAACTTACCTTTAGTTCCGGAAATTGAACCCCCTCAGGAATTATTTGAGATTAATCCTAAAAAAATTTTTGGACTGACTATAGACCCTGATGTATTGGTAAAAATAAGAAAGGAGAGGTTAAAGTCTCTTGGTCTTGATGCTAACGCAATATACGCTAGTGAAGAAAGGGTTAAAAAAGAGGTCAAATATGCTGAGGGGGTGATGAAAAAATTAGGCTGTACTGTAATTGATGTTACAAACAAAGCTGTGGAAGAAACAGCAAATGTAATATTGAATGTACTAAAAGGAGGAGAGACTGTATGA
- the recO gene encoding DNA repair protein RecO, which yields MRLFKTEAIVLKSNLISETNKIATLFTKTHGKIQAVAKGARRSKSRFINAIRPFVVGNYLLFEGQNYYYIDQWDLIELHPNIETDLIKFSVASYFVETMNKILEEHEKSDNLYLLLKTSLKDVDQFQIDPLVFISSYNLKLMALLGYMPQLNNCVVCGRSENLKYFSSSCGGTLCTTCKDKCRDGVPINETSLKVMWYLLRVNFESLQNIKISSVIKKEVDKIITDYMKEHLGLEFASKSFIDKLKNI from the coding sequence ATGCGTCTATTTAAGACAGAGGCAATAGTACTAAAAAGCAATTTGATAAGCGAAACTAATAAAATTGCTACTCTTTTTACAAAAACTCATGGCAAAATTCAAGCTGTAGCTAAAGGGGCGAGGCGTTCAAAAAGCCGATTTATAAACGCTATAAGGCCATTTGTAGTTGGCAACTATCTTCTTTTTGAAGGGCAAAATTACTACTATATTGACCAATGGGATTTGATTGAACTTCATCCTAACATAGAAACAGATTTAATTAAATTTTCTGTAGCCTCCTATTTTGTAGAGACAATGAATAAAATTTTAGAGGAACATGAAAAAAGCGACAACTTATATTTACTTTTAAAAACTTCATTAAAGGATGTTGACCAATTTCAAATTGACCCATTGGTTTTTATTTCATCCTACAATCTAAAATTGATGGCTTTGTTAGGCTATATGCCTCAGCTTAACAATTGTGTTGTTTGCGGCAGGAGTGAAAATTTAAAGTATTTTTCCTCCTCTTGTGGAGGAACTTTATGTACTACCTGTAAAGATAAATGCCGTGATGGAGTGCCTATTAATGAAACCAGCTTAAAAGTTATGTGGTATTTATTAAGAGTCAATTTTGAAAGTCTTCAAAACATCAAAATTTCGAGTGTTATTAAAAAAGAGGTGGATAAAATAATAACAGACTACATGAAAGAGCATTTAGGTTTAGAGTTCGCATCAAAAAGTTTTATTGATAAGTTGAAAAATATTTAA
- a CDS encoding helix-turn-helix transcriptional regulator — protein MIKIQLTNRQHIIIDIVKKHQPITGEQIAEKLNVTRATLRPDLAILTMSGILEARPKVGYFYTGKSPLNLVEDYIKSIKVKDVKSLPVVVEENTSVYDAIVTLFLKDVGTIFVQDKGFLTGAVSRKDFLKIAIGNTDIYKVPVGIIMTRMPNIVTTYDDEPVYNAAVKIIEHEVDSLPVVEPVMGSNGKQGYKVTGRISKTNITKLFVKLGEG, from the coding sequence GTGATAAAGATTCAACTGACAAACCGCCAGCATATAATTATTGACATTGTTAAAAAACATCAACCCATTACAGGAGAGCAAATAGCGGAAAAGTTAAATGTAACAAGAGCTACACTAAGGCCAGATTTAGCAATTTTGACTATGTCAGGGATCCTTGAGGCAAGACCTAAGGTGGGATATTTTTATACAGGAAAATCACCCCTCAATTTAGTAGAAGACTATATAAAAAGCATAAAGGTAAAAGATGTAAAATCCTTACCGGTAGTAGTTGAAGAGAACACATCAGTGTATGATGCTATTGTAACGCTTTTTTTAAAAGACGTCGGGACGATTTTTGTACAGGATAAGGGATTTTTAACTGGTGCCGTTTCCAGAAAAGACTTTTTGAAAATCGCTATAGGCAATACCGATATCTATAAAGTTCCAGTGGGAATAATTATGACCCGTATGCCTAATATAGTTACAACTTACGACGATGAACCGGTATACAATGCGGCAGTTAAAATAATTGAGCATGAAGTGGATAGCCTTCCTGTAGTAGAACCTGTAATGGGGAGTAATGGAAAACAAGGGTACAAAGTGACGGGAAGGATTTCTAAGACCAACATCACTAAATTATTTGTGAAGCTTGGGGAAGGTTAG
- the rnr gene encoding ribonuclease R codes for MNIRERLLELMKEESYKPSKIEEIMKILDIDYSQKKILESTLKNMEKEGLVFKTKHGKYALPERLDLVKGKIEFHSKGYGFLIPESSEIKDIFIPISGMNGAMQDDTVLVRVTKRVDGKSEEGEVVKILKRANTTIVGTYEKNKNFGFVVPDNKKIYQDIFIPKGEDKGAKTGMKVVVRITKWPEGRRSPEGEIIEVLGYKGDPGIDVMSVIRSYDIPEVFPKEVLKEAEEIAEGIDEEERKRRIDLTDLNFVTIDGEDAKDLDDAVCVQRLKDGNYLLYVSIADVSHYVKEGSHLDKEALRRGCSVYFIDRVIPMLPPKLSNGICSLNPDEERLTLTVKMKINSKGEVIDHEIFESIIKSKERMTYTNVYKLLEEDDAQLKNRYGYLLEDFKLMKELALILLEKRKRRGSVDFDFPEAKVIVDEKGKPIDIVKIERNIAHRIIEEFMLAANETVAEHMHWLNIPFVYRIHEHPDMEKLIAFNKFIHNLGYHIKGIGGEQIHPKSLQELIKQVRGKSEQRIVETLLLRSLKRARYSPDDVGHYALATQYYTHFTSPIRRYPDLIIHRIIKEYINGKLTEKRQRHYNRILNDIALKSSERERAAEVAEREIEELKKVEYMADRIGNVYKGIISNVTNYGFFVELDNTVEGLVDVASLEDDYYHFNAERYILIGERTKKIYSIGKEVYVKVVHVDVDRREIDFVLAEDKTS; via the coding sequence ATGAACATAAGGGAAAGACTTTTGGAACTAATGAAAGAAGAAAGCTATAAACCTTCTAAAATAGAAGAAATCATGAAAATTTTAGACATAGACTACAGTCAAAAAAAGATTCTTGAGAGCACTCTAAAAAATATGGAAAAAGAAGGTTTGGTTTTTAAAACAAAACATGGGAAATATGCTCTTCCTGAAAGGCTAGATTTGGTAAAAGGGAAAATTGAATTTCATTCAAAAGGCTATGGCTTTTTAATACCGGAAAGCAGTGAAATAAAAGATATCTTCATACCTATAAGTGGTATGAACGGTGCAATGCAAGATGATACTGTTTTAGTAAGAGTTACAAAAAGAGTAGACGGAAAGAGTGAAGAAGGCGAAGTTGTAAAAATACTTAAAAGAGCAAATACAACTATTGTTGGCACTTACGAAAAAAACAAAAATTTTGGTTTTGTAGTGCCTGATAATAAAAAGATTTACCAAGATATATTCATTCCTAAAGGAGAAGATAAAGGCGCAAAAACTGGTATGAAAGTTGTAGTCAGAATTACCAAATGGCCGGAAGGAAGAAGAAGTCCTGAAGGAGAAATTATTGAAGTATTAGGGTACAAAGGAGACCCTGGCATAGATGTAATGTCTGTGATAAGGTCTTATGATATACCTGAAGTATTTCCTAAAGAGGTTTTAAAAGAGGCGGAAGAAATAGCTGAAGGTATTGACGAAGAAGAAAGAAAAAGAAGAATAGACTTAACTGATTTAAATTTTGTCACAATAGATGGGGAAGATGCCAAAGACCTTGATGATGCTGTTTGTGTCCAAAGACTCAAAGATGGAAATTACCTTTTGTATGTAAGTATTGCGGATGTAAGTCATTACGTTAAAGAGGGTTCGCATCTCGATAAAGAGGCATTGAGGAGAGGATGCAGTGTATACTTTATCGACAGAGTGATACCTATGCTACCCCCTAAGTTATCTAATGGGATTTGCAGTTTGAATCCAGATGAAGAGAGGTTAACTCTCACTGTAAAGATGAAAATAAACTCTAAAGGTGAAGTTATAGACCATGAGATTTTTGAAAGCATTATAAAAAGCAAAGAAAGAATGACATACACAAATGTTTACAAACTTTTAGAAGAAGATGATGCACAATTAAAAAACAGATATGGATATTTATTAGAAGATTTTAAATTGATGAAGGAATTAGCACTTATTCTGTTGGAAAAAAGAAAGCGGAGAGGTAGTGTAGATTTTGATTTTCCTGAAGCTAAAGTAATCGTAGACGAAAAAGGAAAACCTATTGACATTGTAAAAATCGAAAGAAATATAGCCCATAGAATAATTGAAGAATTCATGTTGGCAGCTAATGAAACGGTTGCAGAACACATGCATTGGCTAAATATCCCTTTTGTGTATAGAATTCACGAACATCCCGATATGGAAAAGCTGATTGCTTTTAATAAATTCATTCATAATTTGGGATATCACATAAAAGGCATTGGCGGAGAACAGATACATCCTAAATCTTTACAAGAGTTAATTAAGCAGGTGAGAGGAAAAAGCGAGCAAAGAATTGTGGAAACATTGCTTTTAAGGTCATTGAAAAGAGCCAGATACAGTCCTGATGATGTAGGTCATTATGCTCTTGCGACGCAATACTATACCCATTTTACTTCTCCAATAAGAAGATATCCTGACCTTATAATTCATAGAATAATAAAAGAGTATATAAATGGCAAATTAACAGAAAAAAGACAGCGCCATTACAACAGGATTTTGAACGATATTGCTTTAAAGTCTTCTGAAAGAGAAAGAGCAGCAGAAGTTGCAGAAAGAGAGATAGAAGAATTAAAGAAAGTAGAGTACATGGCAGATAGAATAGGAAATGTCTATAAAGGGATAATTTCTAACGTGACAAATTACGGATTTTTTGTAGAGCTTGACAACACTGTGGAAGGGCTAGTAGATGTTGCTTCATTAGAGGATGACTATTATCACTTTAATGCGGAAAGATATATCTTAATTGGTGAAAGGACCAAGAAAATTTACTCTATAGGAAAAGAAGTTTATGTAAAAGTTGTTCATGTAGATGTAGACAGGAGAGAAATAGATTTTGTATTGGCAGAAGATAAGACCAGTTGA